In Candidatus Polarisedimenticolia bacterium, one genomic interval encodes:
- a CDS encoding PP2C family protein-serine/threonine phosphatase encodes MASNLWTDLEALQRLARTERAARVPGGRLPRPDSPIRDPFPAFPSRPGMELHALDLTERLASGDYGDFFFLSDTTLALVLADVSGKGVPAAVLRGVTRSVIRFLAPSTHSPGETLARANRILCGARLGSMFVTLYLGWYEVSSGKLSYANAGHPVPYRLSPDGKVATMGEVTGPILGILEEREYATRECRLEIGDRLVLLTDGITEARNPQGDFFGGPHLAGALASHGALGLADFCAALATRVRAFQGGRPQDDATILALRRTA; translated from the coding sequence ATGGCTTCCAACCTCTGGACCGATCTGGAAGCGTTGCAGCGTCTGGCCCGCACCGAGCGGGCGGCGCGCGTCCCCGGCGGCCGGCTTCCTCGGCCCGATTCCCCGATTCGCGATCCGTTTCCTGCCTTCCCCAGCCGTCCCGGCATGGAGCTGCACGCCCTGGACCTGACGGAGAGGCTCGCCTCGGGTGATTACGGTGATTTCTTCTTCCTCTCCGATACCACGCTGGCCCTGGTCCTGGCCGATGTCTCGGGCAAGGGCGTTCCCGCGGCGGTCCTCCGGGGTGTCACCCGATCGGTCATCCGCTTCCTTGCTCCTTCGACCCACTCTCCGGGAGAGACGCTGGCGCGAGCCAACCGCATCCTTTGCGGCGCGCGGCTCGGCTCGATGTTCGTGACGCTCTACCTGGGCTGGTACGAGGTGTCGAGCGGGAAGCTGTCCTATGCGAACGCGGGGCATCCGGTGCCGTACCGGCTGAGTCCGGATGGGAAGGTTGCGACGATGGGGGAGGTGACCGGTCCGATTCTCGGCATCCTGGAGGAGCGCGAGTACGCGACCCGTGAGTGCCGGCTGGAAATCGGCGATCGTCTCGTGCTTCTGACCGACGGCATCACCGAAGCCCGCAACCCGCAAGGCGATTTCTTCGGCGGCCCGCACCTCGCCGGCGCTCTCGCGTCCCATGGCGCGCTCGGCCTGGCCGATTTCTGCGCCGCCCTGGCCACCCGGGTCCGGGCGTTCCAGGGAGGCCGGCCGCAGGACGACGCCACGATCCTGGCGCTGCGCCGGACCGCCTAG
- a CDS encoding FHA domain-containing protein: MKEKKDHAETTQFDPGMGRRRLKEGLVSPDTGIFLRVESGPGAGRSWTFSPGGVYLIGREGADVALEDEKVSRKHAELGLYGPGAFVLRDLASTNGTRLNGKRISDKVKLNHWDEIRVGDTVLRFSVVEKSVRVAS, translated from the coding sequence ATGAAGGAGAAGAAAGATCACGCGGAAACCACGCAGTTCGACCCGGGGATGGGACGCCGCCGGCTGAAGGAAGGCCTTGTCTCTCCCGACACCGGAATCTTCCTGCGCGTCGAGAGTGGTCCGGGAGCGGGACGGAGCTGGACCTTTTCTCCGGGAGGCGTCTACCTGATCGGACGGGAAGGGGCCGACGTGGCGCTGGAGGACGAGAAGGTCTCCCGCAAGCACGCCGAGCTGGGACTGTACGGCCCCGGCGCCTTCGTCCTGCGCGATCTGGCCAGCACCAACGGCACCCGCCTGAACGGCAAGCGGATCTCCGACAAGGTGAAGCTCAACCATTGGGACGAGATTCGCGTGGGCGACACGGTGCTGCGCTTCTCGGTGGTGGAAAAGTCGGTGCGGGTTGCTTCCTAG
- a CDS encoding serine/threonine-protein kinase: MIEAEIGRGAMGIVYLAGDPRLQRQVAVKTYSLPEGLDRERLKEFQTRFLREAQAAASLSHPGIVVVYDADEDKRLGLPFIAMEYVPGRSLRQLLEKGGRIAPRWAFRMGVVLSDALRLAHQAGIIHRDIKPANILLKAPDGAPKIADFGVARLSTSDLTRSSTALGSPAYMSPEQIRGVELDGRSDLFSLAVVLYEAFCGRRPFAGEDLAALAYAIAHDEPVPISQRVNDLPPALDEFFRHALAKDPSRRFADGGAFREALIEVARSTPPASEPVRAVVPVAPDPPAERAALQIPARRRGRKKGGRSPKRLLGLRVAAAALLAVSLAGGAIFWFLRPAHLKLEAKSTVQAGRMSLTLDGEEVYSRQLSAPRSGNAVVGKLLGRNQESFEDWIRIPPGKHEVAARVFSEDAGPDFRDSIVVDLKAGEVRTLRMVAGRSFGSPVSLKLD, from the coding sequence GTGATCGAGGCCGAGATCGGCCGGGGAGCGATGGGCATCGTCTACCTGGCCGGCGATCCCAGGCTGCAGCGCCAGGTCGCCGTGAAGACCTATTCTCTTCCCGAAGGTCTCGACCGCGAGCGGCTGAAGGAGTTCCAGACGCGCTTCCTGCGCGAGGCGCAGGCGGCGGCGTCGCTGTCCCACCCCGGCATCGTCGTCGTGTACGACGCCGACGAGGACAAGCGCCTGGGGCTGCCTTTCATCGCCATGGAATATGTCCCGGGCCGCTCCCTCCGGCAGCTCCTGGAGAAGGGAGGGCGCATCGCCCCCCGCTGGGCCTTCCGCATGGGCGTGGTCCTGTCGGACGCTCTGCGGCTGGCGCACCAGGCGGGAATCATCCACCGCGACATCAAGCCCGCCAACATCCTCCTGAAGGCCCCCGACGGGGCTCCCAAGATCGCCGATTTCGGAGTGGCCCGGCTGTCGACTTCGGACCTGACGCGATCCAGCACGGCGCTGGGCTCGCCCGCCTACATGTCCCCGGAGCAGATCCGCGGCGTCGAGCTGGACGGCCGCAGCGATCTTTTCTCTCTCGCCGTGGTGCTCTACGAGGCGTTTTGCGGGCGGCGCCCTTTCGCCGGGGAGGATCTGGCGGCGCTCGCCTATGCCATCGCCCATGACGAGCCGGTGCCGATCAGCCAGCGCGTCAACGATCTCCCACCGGCGCTGGACGAGTTCTTCCGCCACGCCCTGGCCAAGGACCCGTCCCGTCGCTTCGCGGACGGCGGAGCCTTCCGGGAGGCGCTGATCGAAGTGGCGCGCAGCACGCCTCCAGCCTCCGAGCCCGTCCGGGCCGTCGTACCGGTCGCGCCCGATCCTCCGGCGGAGCGGGCTGCGCTCCAGATCCCGGCACGTCGCCGCGGACGCAAGAAGGGCGGGCGGTCGCCGAAAAGGCTGCTCGGGCTCAGGGTGGCCGCCGCGGCGCTGCTCGCGGTGAGCCTGGCCGGCGGGGCGATCTTCTGGTTCCTCAGGCCGGCGCACTTGAAGCTGGAGGCGAAGAGCACGGTGCAGGCAGGGCGCATGAGCCTGACGCTGGACGGCGAGGAGGTCTATTCGCGCCAGCTGTCGGCGCCGCGCAGCGGCAATGCCGTGGTCGGCAAGCTGCTGGGGCGCAACCAGGAATCGTTCGAGGACTGGATCCGGATTCCGCCCGGCAAGCACGAGGTGGCGGCGCGCGTCTTCTCGGAGGATGCCGGCCCCGATTTCCGCGATTCGATCGTGGTGGACCTGAAGGCGGGAGAAGTCCGCACCCTGCGGATGGTCGCGGGGCGTTCGTTCGGATCGCCCGTTTCATTGAAGCTGGATTGA